Proteins from a genomic interval of Streptomyces sp. NBC_01445:
- a CDS encoding FtsX-like permease family protein, with protein sequence MSGFVLLRVRAHRLLLTAALLAVLLTTSVLAMLSAFSGAIGDAALRNSLRTRDAATTALTVKADVPAEGREAADAAVRSGARDIFGGLPVSVQTLMRSGPYALPRSLQPPAARSGNPDLTQFAALERGEVRITKGRAPKAAQGSKAPHGSRAPVEAALPEAAARQLKLHPGDKLTLKDRLGGPTVSVVLTGVYQPVRLTAPYWKLDDLGGRGIQKISFTTYGPLLTAPSVLAAGRVSAGKSAWLASADFSSVTTADIDALRTGAREGTKALLREKALAGTTGVNTSLPETLDRAERALLVSRSTLLIVALQLVLLATYTLLLVARLLSTERAGETWMLRARGGSRARVTSLAAIEALLLALPAAVCAPLLAGPLIRLLSSWGALSRIGLRLDVEAGRGVWLVALAVAVGCALAVTVPSLSAAGPERGRARSLPAPLRAGADVGLLVIAAVAYWQLDRQTSGSGALSSNTSGTLGIDPLLVTAPALALLAGTVLTLRLLPPAAKLAERRAAGGRGLPAALAGWQFSRRPLRGAGPVLLLVLAVAMGMLAIGQGASWNRSQEDQADFRAGASLRVLAPGGGLGQAGVYAAAPGVRDAAPAVRATMPLSGGREATLLALDTAHATDHLMLRDDLSEKSPSRLLSSLRTGGHDRSPGVVLPADATGATLTLRLSTPARPHDASPSDVKGSVTATVEDRYGIPYQLFLDDLPADGRAHRLAMSLGGGGSISLERPATPLTLTGLALDIDQPVTETVKHRLTFEGLRSVNAAGAQQSLKLGTRWRASAQGGSEEDGGARPGAPVLERQSDGQVSVGFDTGRLNPLTIPFGAPPSMSVRLTAKRPAVKEVTAVATDRFLRSSGAKVGSTVAVPVGGSPLKVRISASVRALPTTGPEAGADTTAEADAGPESADGGALLLDLRALNRALTDRHKEPALPGEWWLSTEPGRSAEAAAALRARPDAEPAQVVVRSEIAESLRDDPLGAGPQSALAAAAVAAALLAAVGFAVNTAGSMRERGNEFAILRALGAPRRQLARLVAAEQGILVALALLVGLALGTFLTRAVVPLVVLTGQAIQPMPRVLVELPWGQVLLLLAGVAVTPVLITAGLALRRPPDAAITLRRQGSE encoded by the coding sequence GTGTCGGGATTTGTCCTACTCAGGGTGCGCGCGCACCGGTTGCTCCTGACCGCTGCGCTTCTCGCGGTCCTGCTGACGACGTCCGTTCTCGCGATGCTCAGCGCCTTCTCGGGCGCGATCGGTGACGCCGCTCTGCGGAACAGCCTGCGCACCCGCGACGCCGCGACCACGGCGCTGACGGTCAAGGCCGATGTGCCCGCCGAGGGCCGCGAGGCGGCGGACGCCGCGGTCCGCTCCGGGGCGCGGGACATCTTCGGCGGGCTGCCGGTGAGCGTGCAGACGCTGATGAGGTCGGGCCCGTACGCGCTGCCGCGCTCGCTCCAGCCGCCGGCCGCCCGCTCCGGGAACCCCGACCTGACCCAGTTCGCGGCGCTGGAGCGCGGCGAGGTCCGCATCACGAAGGGCCGCGCCCCCAAGGCGGCGCAAGGATCCAAGGCGCCACACGGATCCAGGGCGCCCGTCGAGGCTGCGCTCCCCGAGGCCGCCGCCCGGCAGCTGAAGCTGCACCCCGGCGACAAGCTCACGCTGAAGGACCGCCTCGGCGGCCCCACGGTGTCGGTCGTGCTCACCGGCGTGTACCAGCCCGTCAGGCTGACCGCCCCCTACTGGAAGCTCGACGACCTCGGCGGCCGCGGCATCCAGAAGATCTCCTTCACGACGTACGGGCCCCTGCTCACCGCCCCCTCCGTCCTCGCGGCCGGCCGGGTCTCCGCCGGGAAGTCGGCCTGGCTGGCGTCCGCCGACTTCTCGTCGGTGACGACGGCGGACATCGACGCGCTGCGCACCGGCGCCCGCGAAGGCACCAAGGCGCTCCTGCGCGAGAAGGCGCTCGCCGGCACGACCGGGGTGAACACCTCGCTGCCGGAGACCCTCGACCGGGCGGAGCGCGCCCTGCTCGTCTCCCGCTCCACCCTCCTCATCGTCGCGCTCCAGCTCGTCCTGCTCGCCACGTACACGCTGCTCCTGGTCGCCCGGCTGCTGAGCACGGAGCGCGCGGGCGAGACGTGGATGCTGCGGGCGCGCGGCGGTTCGCGGGCCCGGGTGACCTCGCTCGCGGCGATCGAGGCGCTGCTGCTCGCGCTGCCCGCGGCCGTGTGCGCGCCGCTCCTCGCGGGCCCGCTGATCCGGCTGCTGTCCTCCTGGGGTGCCCTGTCGCGGATCGGGCTGCGGCTCGACGTCGAGGCCGGCCGCGGGGTGTGGCTCGTCGCCCTGGCGGTCGCGGTGGGCTGCGCGCTCGCCGTGACGGTGCCCTCGCTGAGCGCCGCAGGTCCCGAGCGCGGCCGCGCCAGGTCGCTGCCGGCGCCGCTGCGGGCGGGCGCCGACGTGGGCCTCCTGGTCATCGCGGCCGTGGCGTACTGGCAGTTGGACCGGCAGACGTCCGGTTCGGGCGCGCTCAGCAGCAACACCTCGGGCACCCTCGGCATCGACCCGCTCCTCGTCACGGCCCCCGCCCTGGCCCTGCTCGCCGGTACGGTCCTGACGCTGCGGCTGCTGCCGCCCGCCGCGAAGCTCGCGGAGCGCCGCGCGGCCGGCGGGCGCGGACTGCCGGCGGCGCTCGCGGGCTGGCAGTTCAGCCGCCGCCCGCTGCGCGGCGCGGGCCCCGTCCTGCTCCTCGTACTCGCGGTCGCCATGGGCATGTTGGCGATCGGGCAGGGAGCGTCCTGGAACCGCTCGCAGGAGGACCAGGCGGACTTCCGGGCGGGCGCCTCCCTCCGCGTCCTCGCACCGGGAGGCGGGCTCGGCCAGGCCGGGGTCTACGCGGCGGCTCCCGGCGTACGGGACGCGGCGCCCGCCGTGCGCGCCACGATGCCCCTGAGCGGAGGCCGGGAAGCGACGCTCCTGGCCCTCGACACGGCACACGCCACGGACCACTTGATGCTGCGCGACGACCTGTCGGAGAAGTCCCCTTCGCGGCTGCTGTCGTCGCTGCGCACCGGCGGCCACGACCGCTCCCCCGGCGTCGTACTGCCCGCCGACGCGACCGGCGCCACCCTCACCCTGCGCCTGAGCACGCCCGCCCGTCCGCACGACGCCTCGCCGTCCGATGTGAAGGGCAGCGTCACCGCGACCGTCGAGGACCGCTACGGAATCCCGTACCAGCTGTTCCTGGACGACCTGCCCGCCGACGGGCGCGCGCACCGGCTCGCCATGAGCCTCGGCGGGGGCGGCTCCATCTCCCTCGAGCGGCCCGCGACCCCGCTGACCCTGACCGGCCTGGCCCTCGACATCGACCAGCCCGTCACCGAGACGGTGAAGCACCGCCTGACGTTCGAGGGACTGCGGTCCGTGAACGCGGCAGGGGCGCAGCAGTCGCTGAAGCTGGGCACGCGGTGGCGGGCGTCCGCGCAGGGCGGCTCGGAAGAAGACGGTGGCGCCCGGCCCGGCGCCCCGGTGCTCGAACGGCAGTCGGACGGCCAGGTGTCCGTCGGGTTCGACACCGGGCGGCTCAATCCGCTGACCATCCCGTTCGGGGCGCCGCCCAGCATGAGCGTCCGGCTCACCGCGAAGCGACCCGCGGTCAAGGAGGTCACGGCCGTGGCCACCGACCGCTTCCTGCGCTCGTCCGGCGCGAAGGTCGGGTCCACCGTCGCGGTCCCCGTCGGCGGCTCGCCCCTCAAGGTCCGGATCTCGGCGAGCGTACGCGCCCTGCCGACCACGGGACCCGAGGCCGGGGCCGACACCACGGCCGAGGCGGACGCCGGCCCCGAGTCCGCCGACGGGGGCGCCCTGTTGCTCGATCTGCGCGCCCTGAACCGAGCGCTCACCGACCGGCACAAGGAGCCCGCCCTGCCCGGCGAGTGGTGGCTGAGCACCGAGCCCGGCCGCAGTGCCGAGGCCGCCGCCGCGCTGCGCGCCCGCCCCGACGCCGAGCCGGCGCAGGTCGTCGTGCGGTCCGAGATCGCCGAGTCGCTGCGCGACGACCCGCTCGGCGCGGGACCGCAGTCGGCGCTCGCCGCGGCCGCCGTCGCCGCCGCCCTCCTCGCCGCGGTCGGGTTCGCCGTCAACACCGCGGGTTCGATGCGCGAGCGCGGCAACGAGTTCGCGATCCTGCGGGCGCTCGGCGCGCCCCGGCGCCAGCTCGCCCGCCTCGTCGCCGCCGAGCAGGGCATCCTGGTCGCGCTCGCCCTCCTGGTGGGACTGGCCCTCGGGACGTTTCTCACGAGAGCCGTCGTGCCGCTCGTCGTACTCACCGGGCAGGCCATCCAGCCGATGCCCCGGGTCCTGGTCGAACTGCCGTGGGGGCAGGTCCTGTTGCTCCTCGCGGGCGTCGCGGTGACGCCCGTCCTGATCACCGCGGGCCTCGCCCTGCGCCGGCCGCCGGACGCCGCCATCACACTGCGCCGCCAGGGGAGTGAGTGA
- a CDS encoding FHA domain-containing protein, translating into MPTCPNGHQSGSDDWCEVCGHRMAGAVPPPPPPPPAAAGYGYPQGGQTPPPGYGYPPPANAGQSAPPPGAGPELCPQCRTPREGGAPFCEECRWNFLTNTATSYTPAAPNPPMPGPGQGPGQGPGQGPVGPNPALRFQQQPPGPGDSFEYQGSRPSQMNRPAEPIPPFGGDAAQGPPPPPGPRTGGAPQAFQQPGTPAAPQAFQQPGPPAPPAFPQETGRPQGPPPPPGPSGPSFGGGDDWVLSPPSAPAQQGPGPGATEAPGGPQGFPPPQQTQAPQAPQGFQQQPVSWSATIGPDREYFMAMMHRSGPEASGLNLPAYSPEQQRRLTGNQLTIGRRRHSTGDTPDIDLSVPPEDPGVSHQHAVLVQQPDGSWAVVDQNSTNGTTVNGGDEPIQPFVPVPLQDGDRVHVGAWTTITIHRG; encoded by the coding sequence ATGCCGACCTGCCCGAACGGACACCAGTCGGGTTCCGACGACTGGTGCGAGGTCTGCGGTCACCGCATGGCCGGTGCCGTACCCCCGCCCCCTCCGCCGCCGCCCGCGGCCGCCGGTTACGGCTACCCGCAGGGTGGCCAGACCCCGCCTCCCGGCTACGGCTACCCGCCGCCGGCGAACGCGGGGCAGTCCGCTCCGCCGCCCGGCGCCGGCCCCGAGCTGTGCCCGCAGTGCCGCACGCCCCGTGAGGGCGGCGCGCCGTTCTGCGAGGAGTGCCGGTGGAACTTCCTGACGAACACGGCCACGTCCTACACGCCGGCCGCGCCGAACCCGCCGATGCCCGGCCCCGGTCAAGGTCCCGGTCAAGGTCCCGGCCAGGGCCCCGTCGGCCCGAACCCGGCGCTCCGCTTCCAGCAGCAGCCGCCCGGTCCCGGTGACTCGTTCGAGTACCAGGGCTCGCGGCCCTCGCAGATGAACCGGCCCGCCGAGCCGATCCCGCCGTTCGGCGGCGACGCGGCGCAGGGCCCGCCGCCCCCGCCGGGTCCCCGCACGGGTGGCGCCCCGCAGGCATTCCAGCAGCCAGGTACGCCGGCGGCCCCGCAGGCATTCCAGCAGCCGGGTCCGCCCGCCCCGCCCGCGTTCCCGCAGGAGACCGGCCGCCCGCAGGGTCCGCCGCCTCCCCCGGGTCCCTCGGGTCCGTCCTTCGGCGGCGGTGACGACTGGGTGCTCTCACCCCCGTCGGCCCCGGCGCAGCAGGGTCCGGGTCCCGGTGCGACCGAGGCGCCGGGCGGCCCGCAGGGCTTCCCGCCGCCGCAGCAGACCCAGGCCCCTCAGGCGCCCCAGGGTTTCCAGCAGCAGCCGGTTTCCTGGAGCGCGACGATCGGCCCGGACCGCGAGTACTTCATGGCGATGATGCACCGCAGCGGGCCCGAGGCCTCGGGCCTGAACCTGCCGGCGTACTCGCCCGAGCAGCAGCGCCGGCTCACCGGGAACCAGCTGACGATCGGCCGTCGCCGCCACTCCACGGGCGACACCCCCGACATCGATCTGTCGGTGCCGCCGGAGGACCCGGGCGTCTCGCATCAGCACGCGGTGCTGGTACAGCAGCCGGACGGATCATGGGCGGTCGTCGACCAGAACTCGACGAACGGCACCACGGTCAACGGCGGCGACGAGCCCATCCAGCCCTTCGTCCCCGTGCCGCTCCAGGACGGCGACCGGGTGCACGTGGGCGCCTGGACGACGATCACGATCCACCGGGGCTAG
- a CDS encoding PP2C family serine/threonine-protein phosphatase produces the protein MSQMPRPTAMSTCPSCEEPLESGDRFCGACGYDLSAVPAPPDDLPALTPAADGAVPAGNPAVDWPSAPELDSSDTPAPVHLPTDLQGTDSGGSELPSAMRFDGVPEQAGESAAGDYTLPAPDPRTVPPESLATPPAGTKLCVACRAGQVDRDGYCENCGHAQPRERDHMEQELGAVAAVSDRGLRHHRNEDAFAIASAALPDGTPSVVSIVCDGVSSATRPDEASLAASRAASEALLESLPRGTHPQQAMHDAIVVAAEAVNTLAQEPGSAREHAPHQNAPACTLVGAIVAKDLLIVGWVGDSRAYWVPDDRTAPAARLTEDDSWAAQMVAAGLMNEAEAYADERAHAITGWLGADAYELEPHTASFKPDRPGVVVVCTDGLWNYAEAAEEMARVIPADAAHRPLHSAQVLVGHALDGGGHDNVTVAVLPFPVPPAGAGSA, from the coding sequence ATGTCGCAGATGCCTCGGCCGACGGCCATGTCGACGTGCCCCAGCTGCGAGGAGCCCCTCGAGTCGGGTGACCGCTTCTGCGGCGCGTGCGGGTACGACCTGTCGGCGGTGCCGGCCCCGCCGGACGACCTGCCGGCGCTCACGCCGGCCGCGGACGGCGCGGTGCCGGCGGGGAATCCCGCCGTGGACTGGCCCTCCGCCCCCGAGCTCGACAGCTCCGACACCCCGGCGCCCGTGCATCTGCCCACCGACCTCCAGGGCACCGACTCGGGCGGCTCCGAACTGCCGTCGGCCATGCGCTTCGACGGGGTCCCCGAGCAGGCGGGTGAGTCCGCCGCCGGCGACTACACGCTGCCCGCCCCCGATCCCCGTACCGTGCCGCCCGAGTCGCTCGCGACCCCGCCCGCGGGCACGAAGCTCTGCGTGGCGTGCCGCGCCGGGCAGGTCGACCGGGACGGCTACTGCGAGAACTGCGGGCACGCGCAGCCGCGCGAGCGCGATCACATGGAGCAGGAGCTGGGCGCGGTCGCCGCGGTCAGCGACCGGGGGCTGCGCCACCACCGCAACGAGGACGCGTTCGCGATCGCGTCGGCCGCGCTGCCCGACGGGACACCGTCCGTCGTCTCGATCGTCTGCGACGGCGTCTCCTCGGCCACCCGCCCCGACGAGGCGTCCCTCGCCGCGTCGCGCGCCGCGAGCGAGGCGCTCCTGGAGTCCCTGCCGCGCGGCACGCATCCGCAGCAGGCCATGCACGACGCGATCGTCGTGGCGGCCGAGGCGGTCAACACCCTGGCTCAGGAGCCCGGTTCGGCCCGTGAGCACGCCCCCCACCAGAACGCGCCCGCGTGCACGCTGGTCGGCGCGATCGTCGCCAAGGACCTGCTGATCGTCGGCTGGGTCGGCGACTCGCGCGCCTACTGGGTGCCCGACGACCGCACGGCCCCCGCGGCCCGCCTCACCGAGGACGACTCGTGGGCGGCGCAGATGGTCGCGGCAGGCCTGATGAACGAGGCGGAGGCGTACGCGGACGAGCGCGCCCACGCGATCACGGGCTGGCTCGGCGCGGACGCCTACGAACTGGAGCCGCACACGGCCTCGTTCAAGCCGGACCGTCCCGGGGTGGTCGTGGTGTGCACGGACGGGCTGTGGAACTACGCGGAAGCCGCGGAGGAGATGGCCAGGGTCATCCCGGCCGACGCGGCGCACCGTCCGCTGCACAGCGCCCAGGTCCTGGTGGGCCACGCGCTCGACGGCGGCGGGCACGACAACGTAACAGTGGCCGTGCTGCCGTTCCCCGTACCGCCCGCGGGGGCAGGATCGGCGTAG
- a CDS encoding vWA domain-containing protein, whose product MAKFSKSNAPQFSVDVYQNEFLPEGGREVNAIVTVTSTGGGAVAAPQFYAAGRGADTAVALMVDCSGSMDYPPTKMRNARDATAAAIDTLRDGVHFAVIGGTHVAKEVFPGGGRLAVADAQTRDQAKQALRKLSAGGGTAIGTWLRLADRLLSAADVSIRHGILLTDGRNEHESPEDLKAALDACAGRFTCDARGVGTDWEVKEVTGIASAMLGSADIVADPAGLAADFTRMMETAMGKEVADVALRLWTPLGAEIKFVKQVAPTVEELTDRRVEVGPRAGDYPTGSWGDESRDYHVCVQVPNAELGQEMLAGRVSLVVPGADGGVQNLAQGLVRAVWTDDMTASTSINPQVAHYTGQAELAQVIQQGLDARKAGDADGATAKLGRAVQLAAASGNADTAKLLSKVVDVVDAAEGTVRLKAKVAEADEMTLETRSTKTVRVKK is encoded by the coding sequence ATGGCCAAGTTCTCTAAGTCGAACGCTCCGCAGTTCTCGGTCGACGTCTACCAGAACGAGTTCCTGCCGGAGGGCGGCCGCGAGGTCAACGCGATCGTGACCGTGACGTCGACGGGCGGCGGCGCGGTGGCCGCTCCGCAGTTCTACGCCGCGGGCCGGGGGGCCGACACGGCGGTCGCGCTGATGGTCGACTGCTCGGGCTCGATGGACTACCCGCCGACGAAGATGCGCAACGCCCGTGACGCCACCGCCGCCGCGATCGACACCCTGCGCGACGGTGTGCACTTCGCCGTGATCGGCGGGACGCATGTGGCGAAGGAGGTCTTCCCTGGAGGTGGCCGGCTCGCGGTCGCCGACGCGCAGACCCGCGACCAGGCCAAGCAGGCCCTGCGCAAGCTGTCCGCGGGCGGCGGCACCGCGATCGGCACCTGGCTGCGCCTCGCCGACCGGCTCCTGTCCGCCGCCGACGTGTCGATACGGCACGGCATCCTGCTGACCGACGGGCGCAACGAGCACGAGTCGCCCGAGGACCTGAAGGCCGCGCTCGACGCGTGCGCGGGCCGCTTCACGTGCGACGCGCGCGGCGTGGGGACGGACTGGGAGGTCAAGGAGGTCACGGGGATCGCCTCGGCCATGCTCGGCAGCGCCGACATCGTCGCGGACCCGGCGGGCCTGGCCGCCGACTTCACGCGGATGATGGAGACGGCGATGGGCAAGGAGGTCGCGGACGTCGCGCTGCGGCTGTGGACGCCGCTCGGCGCCGAGATCAAGTTCGTGAAGCAAGTGGCGCCCACCGTCGAGGAGTTGACGGACCGTCGCGTCGAGGTGGGGCCCCGCGCGGGCGACTACCCGACGGGTTCGTGGGGCGACGAGTCCCGCGACTACCACGTCTGCGTACAGGTCCCGAACGCCGAGCTCGGCCAGGAGATGCTGGCGGGCCGCGTCTCGCTGGTGGTCCCGGGGGCCGACGGCGGCGTGCAGAACCTGGCGCAGGGACTCGTACGGGCCGTGTGGACGGACGACATGACGGCGTCCACGTCGATCAATCCGCAGGTCGCGCACTACACGGGTCAGGCGGAACTGGCACAGGTCATCCAGCAGGGTCTGGATGCCCGCAAAGCGGGCGACGCGGACGGGGCGACGGCCAAGCTGGGGCGCGCGGTGCAGCTCGCCGCGGCCTCCGGGAACGCGGATACGGCCAAACTGCTCTCGAAGGTGGTGGACGTGGTCGACGCCGCGGAAGGTACTGTTCGATTGAAGGCCAAGGTCGCCGAGGCTGACGAAATGACCCTCGAGACCCGGTCCACGAAGACTGTCCGTGTCAAGAAGTGA
- a CDS encoding globin, translated as MTEIPRGTLQEQTFYEQVGGEETFRRLVHRFYEGVAQDPLLRPMYPEEDLGPAEERLTLFLMQYWGGPRTYSDNRGHPRLRMRHAPFAVDRAAHDAWLRHMRTAVDELGLSEEHEHTLWNYLTYAAASMVNTAG; from the coding sequence GTGACCGAGATTCCGCGCGGCACGCTTCAGGAGCAGACCTTCTACGAGCAGGTCGGCGGCGAGGAGACCTTCCGGCGCCTGGTCCACCGCTTCTACGAGGGGGTCGCCCAGGACCCGCTGCTGCGGCCGATGTACCCGGAGGAGGATCTGGGTCCGGCCGAGGAGCGCCTCACGCTGTTCCTGATGCAGTACTGGGGCGGTCCCCGCACCTACAGCGACAACCGGGGCCACCCGCGTCTGCGGATGCGGCACGCGCCGTTCGCCGTGGACCGGGCGGCGCACGACGCGTGGCTGCGGCACATGCGGACCGCGGTCGACGAGCTCGGCCTGTCCGAGGAGCACGAGCACACGCTCTGGAACTACCTGACGTATGCCGCGGCTTCGATGGTGAACACGGCGGGCTGA
- a CDS encoding methyltransferase domain-containing protein translates to MGAQGTDPEAGAEAARAALVREIAVSGAFDGDPAWREVFEQVPRHVFVPYYYLPAPTGYRRLWREDPDPRQRERWLRGAYADEPLATRVRDGELVSSSSQPSLMARMLIELDVHEGDRVLEIGAGTGYNAALLARRAGDENVTTVDLDPEITETARRHLAAAGFRPAVVTGDGATGCPEHAPYDRIIATCALRAVPSAWPAQCRPGARILAPLATGLILLTVREAGHAEGRFLHTPAYFVPLRGGTQGEEPVQHIGGLPRRVIADELFRFLLSLTAGRLDPHEALALWEREGRPVRERFGITVSGELEWAWLDDPEGPYAWSLRPDRM, encoded by the coding sequence ATGGGCGCACAAGGCACGGACCCGGAGGCGGGAGCCGAGGCGGCGCGGGCCGCGCTCGTGCGGGAGATCGCCGTGAGCGGGGCCTTCGACGGCGACCCGGCCTGGCGCGAGGTGTTCGAGCAGGTCCCGCGCCATGTGTTCGTGCCCTACTACTACCTTCCGGCGCCGACCGGCTATCGGCGGCTGTGGCGCGAGGACCCCGACCCGCGGCAGCGGGAGCGCTGGCTGCGCGGCGCCTACGCCGACGAGCCGCTCGCCACCCGGGTCCGCGACGGGGAACTGGTCTCGTCCAGCAGCCAGCCGTCCCTGATGGCACGGATGCTCATCGAGCTGGACGTACACGAGGGGGACCGCGTCCTGGAGATCGGCGCGGGCACCGGCTACAACGCCGCGCTGCTCGCCCGCCGCGCAGGCGACGAGAACGTCACCACGGTCGATCTGGACCCGGAGATCACCGAGACCGCGCGCCGGCACCTCGCCGCGGCGGGCTTCCGGCCGGCCGTCGTCACGGGCGACGGTGCGACCGGCTGCCCCGAGCACGCCCCGTACGACCGGATCATCGCGACCTGCGCACTGCGGGCCGTGCCCAGTGCCTGGCCCGCGCAGTGCCGGCCGGGGGCGCGCATCCTGGCGCCCCTCGCGACCGGTCTGATCCTGCTCACGGTGCGCGAGGCCGGCCACGCCGAGGGCCGCTTCCTGCACACGCCCGCCTACTTCGTGCCCCTGCGCGGCGGGACGCAGGGCGAGGAACCGGTGCAGCACATCGGCGGGCTGCCCCGCAGGGTCATCGCCGACGAGCTGTTCCGGTTCCTGCTCTCGCTGACCGCGGGCCGGCTCGACCCGCACGAGGCCCTCGCCCTGTGGGAGCGGGAGGGACGGCCCGTGCGGGAACGGTTCGGCATCACGGTCAGCGGCGAGCTCGAGTGGGCCTGGCTGGACGACCCCGAAGGGCCGTACGCCTGGTCACTGCGGCCGGACCGGATGTAG